The sequence below is a genomic window from Nitrospirota bacterium.
CGATGCAGTTAAAAAGATGAAGGAGGCATCTACACCGTATGGAAACATAGATGTCTGTGCCTTAGAGGTGAAATACCCACAAGGTGCTGAAAAGATGCTCATAAAGGCACTTACAGACAGGGAGGTACCCCCTCGGGGGCTTCCAATGGACGTAAGCGTTCTTGTTCAGAATGTTGGCACTGCGTTTTCTATTTATGAGGCAGTAAGGTTTGGAAAGCCTTTGATAGAAAGGGTTGTCACTGTCACAGGAGAAGGAATAAAGGAGCCAAAGAACCTTATGGTCAAGGTGGGAACAATGGTCTCTCACCTGATAGAGGAATGCGGTGGCTTTAAAAACGGCTCCTCGAAGGTAGTGGCAGGAGGACCTATGATGGGCTTTGCCCTTTATAACCTCGATGTACCTGTCACAAAAGGCACATCAGGAATACTCGTTATGACCGAAAAAGAGGTTATCCATGTAGATGTCTACAAGCCCTGCATAAGGTGCGGAAGATGCGTTGACATATGCCCAATGGGCCTTATGCCCTCGATGCTGAGTGTGCTTTCAGAGGCAGGACATTATGAGGAGACAAAGGATTATAATCTCTGGGACTGTTTTGAGTGTGGCTCATGTGCCTATGTTTGCCCTTCAAACAGGCCAATTGTGCAGTTTGTAAGATTAGCAAAATCAATGACAAAACCATAAGGAGGCATTACTGAGCGTCCTTGAAAAGATAAAATTTCTGAAAATGCTGAAGGGTCAAAACAAGACACATCATTATAAAGAGGTGTTTATCATTATAAAAAGGTATTTATTCCTTACATTTATGCTTTCTGTCCTTATGACACCAAACTTACTTTTTGCAGAAGAGCTTTTAAATACCTGTAATTCCAATCCTTCATCTCAATTTTTAGTAGCATCCTCAGGAGGAGGAAGTAATACCTGTTCTTTATCCATCTCAGGTCCTGATGGGGTTACAAAATCAGGAACTTATCAATATAGCATTGCTAATGCAGTTGGCGATATAATGTGGTGTGTGGAAGGTTCAGGTGTGTCCATAGATGCAAATGGACTTGTTAGTCTAAGTAGTTCTGCCTGTGGTGCATTCTCTGTGAGTGCAACTGACTCTTGCGGAGAGGTGAAGAAGGATGTGAGGATTACGGATGGAGGGAAGTGGGTA
It includes:
- the rsxC gene encoding electron transport complex subunit RsxC, whose amino-acid sequence is MSLATFKGGIHPPDKKKLSAESPIQPTKPPQRVVIPLSQHTGAPAKPIVSIGQEVKKGEVIGNPEGFVSATVHSSVSGKVIGIGEFPNAMGRMVNSIVIENDGHETWVELKEEPGYAQLSVDAIREKVRGGGIVGLGGAAFPTSVKLSPPKEKPIDTVILNGAECEPYLTADYRLMLEMPSEIVEGLRILMKALGVNKGFIGIENNKPDAVKKMKEASTPYGNIDVCALEVKYPQGAEKMLIKALTDREVPPRGLPMDVSVLVQNVGTAFSIYEAVRFGKPLIERVVTVTGEGIKEPKNLMVKVGTMVSHLIEECGGFKNGSSKVVAGGPMMGFALYNLDVPVTKGTSGILVMTEKEVIHVDVYKPCIRCGRCVDICPMGLMPSMLSVLSEAGHYEETKDYNLWDCFECGSCAYVCPSNRPIVQFVRLAKSMTKP